Proteins from a single region of Macrotis lagotis isolate mMagLag1 chromosome 2, bilby.v1.9.chrom.fasta, whole genome shotgun sequence:
- the LOC141514664 gene encoding E3 ubiquitin-protein ligase TRIM11-like, with amino-acid sequence MAASDLSANLQEEATCAICLDYFTDPVMTDCGHNFCRECISRCWGQAEGPFPCPECREMSPQRNLRPNRPLAKMAEMARQLHPPSPVPQGLCGKHREPLKLFCEEDQALLCLVCERSRDHWTHRLAPVEEAAEDYKGKLEKSLEHLRKQMGEALQFQTQGEETCIIWQKMVESQKQNVTAEFDKLRRFLAEEEHRLLQKLEEEESETLPRLRENKAKLIQQSHSLEELIAELEEQCQRPALALLQDVRDILHRSQDVKLQLPEVVSMELRTVCRVPGLVEMLRRFRGDVTLDPDTANPELVLSEDGRSVRRGDVRQALPDSQKRFDPGPCVLGRESFTSGRHYWEVEVGDRVNWALGVCKENVNRKETGELSVGNGFWILVFFGNYYYSPDQTFIPLREAPRRIGIFLDHEAGHISFYSVTDGSLLFMFSQVAFSGTLRPLFSPLSCSPIPMTICRVIGGTGESIIS; translated from the exons ATGGCAGCCTCTGATCTGTCTGCCAACCTCCAGGAAGAAGCCACCTGCGCCATCTGCCTGGACTACTTCACTGATCCGGTGATGACCGACTGCGGCCACAATTTCTGCCGGGAGTGCATCAGCCGCTGCTGGGGACAGGCCGAGGGCCCGTTCCCCTGCCCGGAGTGCAGAGAGATGTCCCCGCAGAGAAACCTGCGGCCCAACAGACCGCTGGCCAAGATGGCCGAGATGGCCCGGCAGCTGCACCCGCCGTCGCCTGTGCCCCAGGGACTGTGCGGCAAGCACCGCGAGCCGCTGAAGCTCTTTTGCGAGGAGGACCAGGCGCTCCTCTGCCTTGTATGCGAGCGCTCCCGGGACCACTGGACCCACCGGCTGGCCCCCGTCGAGGAAGCCGCAGAGGACTACAAG GGAAAACTGGAGAAATCACTGGAGCACCTGAGGAAGCAAATGGGAGAAGCTCTGCAGTTTCAGACCCAGGGAGAGGAGACCTGTATAATTTGGCAG AAAATGGTGGAGAGCCAGAAACAGAACGTTACAGCCGAATTTGATAAGCTTCGACGTTTCCTGGCTGAGGAGGAGCATAGGCTCCTGCAGAAgctggaggaggaagagagtgaaACTCTGCCTAGGCTCAGGGAGAACAAGGCTAAGCTGATTCAGCAGAGCCATTCCTTGGAAGAGCTGATTGCAGAACTAGAGGAACAATGCCAGCGTCCTGCCTTGGCCTTGTTGCAG gatGTCAGAGATATACTGCATAG GAGTCAGGATGTGAAGTTGCAACTACCAGAAGTCGTTTCCATGGAGCTGAGGACTGTATGCAGGGTTCCTGGGCTGGTAGAGATGCTGAGGAGATTCAGAG GAGATGTGACTCTGGATCCAGATACAGCAAATCCTGAACTGGTCCTCTCTGAAGACGGGAGAAGTGTGAGACGGGGGGATGTACGGCAAGCTTTGCCTGACAGCCAGAAGCGATTCGATCCTGGTCCTTGTGTGCTTGGTCGTGAAAGCTTCACTTCTGGGAGACACTATTGGGAGGTGGAAGTTGGAGACAGGGTTAATTGGGCTCTGGGAGTGTGTAAAGAAAATGTGAACAGAAAGGAGACTGGGGAATTGTCAGTTGGCAATGGATTCTGGATCCTGGTGTTCTTTggaaactattattattctcctgATCAGACCTTCATTCCACTTAGAGAGGCTCCCCGGCGAATAGGAATTTTTCTTGATCACGAGGCTGgacatatctcattttatagtgtAACTGATGGATCCCTCTTATTCATGTTCTCCCAGGTAGCCTTTTCTGGGACACTCAGACCCCTGTTTTCCCCCTTATCCTGTAGCCCAATCCCTATGACTATCTGCCGGGTAATAGGAGGAACTGGGGAATCTATTATCTCCtga